AACCATCAGTATGATACTTACGACCTGGACTTTCAGCACCAGTTTCCTTTCGGGGAAATTCAAAAGGTAACCTACGGTCTGGGATACCGTTTTCAGAGTGCGGATGTTGGAAACTCCCTTTCCGATAACGGGTTTGTCTTCTCCTGGAACCAGAACGACTTCAATTTGTCCCTTTACAGTGCCTTTGTGCAGGATGAGATCAGTCTGCTCCCTAATACGCTCAGCCTCATTCTAGGCTCCAAGTTTGAACACAATGATTTCACTGGCTTCGAAATCCAACCCACAGCCCGCCTCCTCTGGACCCCGGCCAAACAACACAGCATCTGGGCTTCCGTTTCACGGGCAGTTCGCACACCTAGCATAGTGGAGGAGGGTGTTCGTCTCAAGACTCCTCCCACAACGCTACCCTCAGGGGGTGCCCTCTTTCCCCAGGCCACCGGCAATCCCGACCTAGAATCCGAGACGCTGATCGCCTACGAGCTCGGTTACCGCACGCAACTCGTGGAGTCATTCTCGCTGGACGCTGCCCTGTTTTACAACGATTACGAAAAGCTTATTTTAGGCGTCCCCCAAACGCCGCAGGCAGGACCCACTCCCGGGACGCAAATTCTGCCTGTGCTTTTTGAAAACGGGATGCACGGGAGGACCTACGGTGCCGAAATTGCGGCCGACTGGCGGCCTGCGAAGGGGTTGAGACTATATGGCGCCTATTCGTGGCTGAGGATGGACCTTCACGCAGACGAGGGTCTGCCTGCGTCGACCGCGGCCTCAGCGAAAGTAATCGAACAGAGAAATCCGAGGCAACAAGTCTTCCTGCAAGCCTCGGTTGATCCACTCCGAAACGTTGAGTTCGATGTCATGGGTCGTTACGTGAGCAAGCTGCAGGGTTTTGCTCAAGAAGTCCCAGCCTACTATTCGATGGACGCCCGTCTGGCGTGGCGGCTCAGGAAAAATTTCGAGATCTCGGTGGTGGGGCAAAACCTGCTTGACAACCATCACCCTGAATTCGGCGCATCTTCCCTGCTGTCGACTCCAGTCGTTGAAATCCGGCGGAATGTGTATGGAAAAGCGACTTGGCTTTTTTGAGGGGCGTTGACTCTCAGTAGTGGGGCAAAATCTGCTGGTTAACCATCATCCGGAATTCCATAGGATCCGGCGCAGCGTCTATGGAAAGGTGACATGGAAGTGTTAAGGGTTGGACGGATAATGTTGTGTTTGATCCTACTTCTGGAACGTCCGGTGCATGCCGCGGAACCGGAGTACCAGGTGAAGGCGGCGATGCTGGCGAACTTCGCGCTCTTCGTGGAGTGGCCTGCGACGGCCTACTCGGCCCCTGACAGCCCTTTTGTCGCTTGTGTGATTGGCCCGGACCCGTTCGGCCCCTATTTGAAAACAGAACTCGGAGAGCGGATCGGGTCTCATCCGACACAGGTGCGGGAGCTCCGCACCCCTCAGGAGGCACATGGTTGCCACCTCGTCTTTATCAGCAAATCGGAGCAATCAAGCGTTGACCAGGTGCTTGGCCAGCTCAGAGTCGGCAGCGCCCTGATCGTCAGCGACGTTCGCGACACCGGCCAATTTTGCCGCAAGGGCGGGATGATTGCACTGAAGACTGAGGGGGGGAAGGTTCGCTTCGATCTCAATGCCGATGCCGCGGCAAAAAGCGGCCTCAAAATTAACTCGAAGCTCAAACGTCTGGCTCGCTCCACCGACTGCGGAGAGGGAAGGTAAGATGACTGTTAACCTTCGCAACTGGCCGATTCAGCGCAAGCTTCTGGGGATCATTGTCACTACCCTCGCCGTCTCGGTACTGCTGGTGATAATCGGCCTTTTTGCCTATGAGCTCACCACCTATCGCACGCGCCTGGCGCAGCAAGTCAACGACCTCAGCACTTTCATTGCCGCCAACGCCGCCCCTACACTCGCTTTTGACGATGCCCAGACCGCCCAGGAAGTACTAAACACCCTGCAAAACTCGCCTGCCATTGTCGTTGCCGCACTGTACACCAAGGATGGCCAGCTGTTGGCCTCCTACCTTCGCCAGGGTGAATCGCCAGCCGCCGTTCCGGTGCATCTGGATGTCAGGGATGGGACCAGAACCGATGACGGGCACCTGGATATCGTGCGTGCGGTGCGGCAGAAGGGGCGCGCTCTGGGCAGTCTCTACCTTTCTGCGGATCTTGCCCCGCTCCGTGGGCGGCTGCAGGGGTATGCCGGCATCCTGCTCACGGTTTCCTTAGCCATTGCCGGCAGCGTCCTCATCCTGCAGCGGTTGTTGCAGCGGTGGGTTTCCGCGCCGCTCTTGCATCTGGCCGGCACCGCCGACAGGATAGCCGCCGGAGATCGTACGGTCCATTTTTCGGTTGAGTCGGCAGACGAGATAGGGCAGCTCGCCGGCGCATTCGACCATATGGTCTCAGAGCTGGCACATTCCTACCTGGTGCTGCAGAAGAATGAGGCGCGGTTTCGCGCGCTGGTGGCGGCAAGCTCAGATGTGCTCTACCGCATGAGCCCTGACTGGGACGAGATGATCCAGCTTGAAAGCCGGGCAGGACTTGCCGAAACCGCTACGCCGGACCGCAACTGGATCGGCAAGTACATTCATCCCGACGACCGGGCAGGGGTTATGGCGGTGATCCGTGAGGCGGTCAGGACCAAGAGCACCTTCGAGTTGGAACACCGGGTGCTGCATGCCGACGGCAGCCTCGGCTGGACCTTTTCCCGGGCCGTCCCCGTTGAGGACAGCAACGGAGAGATCACCGAGTGGTTCGGCGCCGCAAGCGACATTACCAAACGCAAGGAAGCCGAAGCCGAACTGCGCAGGGCGAAAGACGAGCTTGAGCTGCGGGTCGAGGAGCGGACCGCGGAGTTGAAGCTGGCAGTCGAGGAACTGGAAGCCGAGACAGATGAGCGCCTGCGGGCGGTGCATGAGTTGAGGAGCAGGGAACAGATGCTTATGCAGCAGAGCCGGCTGGCGGCGATGGGGGAGATGCTCGTCAATATTTCCCACCAGTGGCGCCAGCCCCTGAACGTGGTGGGACTGCTGCTGCAGGATCTCACCAGAGCGTACCAGCGCGGCACCTTCTCTGAGGAGCTTTTGGAAAAGAGCGTCACCAGGGGAAAGGAGCTCATCACCCATATGTCCCAGACGATTGACGATTTCAGAGGCTACCTCAATCCGGAGAAGACGAAGCTCCCTTTCGACGTCCGCGAGGTGGTGGAGAAAACGGTGGCGCTGGTTGGCGAAACATTGCGGGGAGTGCAGGTGGAGGTGCAGGCTGCGCAGGACCGACGCGTCATGGTCAACGGCTATCGCAACGAGTACGCGCAGGTCCTCATAAACATAGTGATGAATGCCCGCGACGCCTTCCGGGAACGGGGTGTCCAATCCCCGCGTATTGCGGTTACAATAGCGGAGGAGGGGGGCAAGAGTGTGGTCACCATAACCGACAATGCCGGCGGGATTGCGCCGGACGTGATAGACAAGATCTTCGATCCCTACTTCACCACCAAGCCACCGGACAAGGGGACTGGGATCGGGCTTTTCATGTCGAAGACAATAATAGAGAAGAACATGGGAGGGCGTCTCACCGCGGCGAATGCCGATGGAGGTGCAACCTTCCGGATCGAGGTCTGAATGGATGCGCTGCAGGAAGGGAAAAAGACAGTAACCCTTCTCTACGTCGAAGACGAGCGGGAACCGCGGGAGATAGTGGGGGAGGCGATCGCCACGGAGTACCCCGACATCACCGTCCACACGGCCGCCAATGGTGCTGAAGGCCTGGAACTCTTCAAGGCCCACCGCCCGGAGGTGGTGCTGACTGACATCCTGATGCCGGAGATGGATGGCTTGCGGATGGCCGCTGAGATCGCCGCCATCGACCCGGAGACGGAGCTCATCGCCCTTACTGCCTATAGCGACACGAACTTCCTCTTGAGCGCCATCGAGACCGGTTTCAGCCATTACGTGCTGAAACCGATAGACTACGACAGGCTCTTCCCCGCTATCGAGAAGAGCCTGAGGACGGTAGAGCTCAAGCGACGCGTCCAGGAGCAGAACGAGGAGATTCGCCAGTTCGCGGCGGTCCTGGAAAAGAGGGTGGAGGAGCGGACGAGGGAACTGGAGGAGAGCCGCCAGGCGCTGGAGAAGCGAAATAAGAAGCTTGCGGAGATCACGGGCCGCCTCAAGGGGGCGCGCGACAGGTACTGGTCGTTGTACAACTGGTCTCCCTTGGGGTACATGAGCCTCGGTGACGACTTCACCATCCGCGAGATCAATATCACCGGCGCCCACATGCTGGGGGCAAGGAGGGCCGAGCTGCGCGGCACGCCGATTGGTAAATATCTCTCTGCCGATAGCGTAGCGTTGCTCAAGGCCGCCTGCGAAGAGTGCACACATGCTACTCCCTCGCAGGCGGAGCTGGAGATCAGGCTCAATGGGAACAGGTTTGTATATGTGCACCTGCATTGCCTTCCCTACAAGGAAGAGAAGGAGGGGCGCAACCTGTTCCGCACTGCGTTTGTTGACATAAGCATGCTCAAAGAAGCGGAGGAGAAGCTACGGACGAGCGAGCGCCTCCTTCTGGAGCAGGGGCGGATGGCAGCCATGGGAGAGATGCTGGTCAACCTGTCTCATCACTGGCGCCAGCCGTTGAACTCCATAGCCGTTCATCTTCAGGAATTGGAGCTGCTCAGCGAGACAGGGGAAGTCACCGACGAAGTGCTGGGTCTTAAAGTGGAGGCGGCTATGACCGTTCTCCAGCAGATGTCAAAGACGATTGATGACTTCAGCGAATTCACCTCCTCCGACAGCGAGCCCGTTCTCTTCACACTGGAGGAGTCCCTGGAAAAGGCAGTGCTGCTAGTCTCTGAGACTTTCAGGTTCCAGGGCATACGCATAGAGAAGGGAAAGATCGCACCTCTACGATACGAGGGGTATCCGCACGAGTACACACAGGTGCTCCTTAACCTTCTCGTTAATGCAAGAGATGCAATTGTAGCGCGAAAGCAGACAGATGGCCGTATAGAAGTAAACATCTGGGAGGAAGAAGGAAAGAAGGTTTTGACAGTCGCTGATAACGCAGGTGGTATAGAGGAAGCTATTATCGAGAGTATATTTGACCCCTTTTTCACCACGAAGAAGCAGGGCGAGGGATTCGGGCTGGGACTCTACATGGCGAAAATGGTCATTTAGAAAAAAATGGGAGGGCGTCTGACAGCGCGCAATGTCGATGGTGGCGCAGAGTTCAGAATTGAACTGGAGTGACAAGGAGTGCCCGGGACCGTGTCACTCCCCTGACGCGAGGTGACCACGACACCTGTCGATTGCCTCGATGAGGTCTTTGAACACCACGGGCTTCAGGAGGTAGGCGCAGTACCCTAAATCGGATATTTCCTCCTTGAAGGACTGGTTTCGGTACGCTGTGAGTATAATAAACGCCGCCTTCTCACCGAGTGACCTGATTTCTCTGGTCATTTCGATCCCGTTCATAAAAGGCATATTGATATCGGTGATGACAACTTCCGGGGAGTGCTTTCTGAAAAGGTCCAACCCCTCCCTGCCGTTGTCCGCTGCGTATACCGTGCAGTGAGGGAACTTCCGGGCAATCATGCGGAGAATGATGTCGCGTGTATCGAGGTCATCCTCCGCCATCAGGAGGGAGAAAGGACTGTGGCCGGCAGCTACCAAGTTTCACCTCTTAATGCACTCAAGTGATCTATTGTGGAAGGGGGGACGGACGCCTTTTCTACCTTGGTCCGTGTGACGGATTGGCGACAACGTACCAATGTTACAACGTTTAAGTGCTACCCTTTATAGCAGGAATACTTACCTGCCGCAAGGCGCATCGATAACTCTCACAGCCATGGGGCCGTCCGCGCTTCGAGCTTGTTTCACAACCGGGAGATCGGCTTCTTCATCTCCTGGGACAAAGATATTCGGCGCTCCATCCTGCAGGCAATCCTTTCCCTCCCCTCCACCCAAAATCCCTCAGAGCGCGGCACTCCCCGCGCGTTATCGCTTTTCTGGCAGGTGCGAAAGGAGCTCTCCTTTACGCAGAGACACCGGAGCAGGTGCCGCCAAGGGGACACTGGAGATACGCGGCTCCTCAATACCGCGACGTTTTGACGCGCATGGAATAAAATGAAAGGGAACTCCATGGCGCAACGCAGACAAAAGAGCCATTCTTATAATAGCGGCATGGCGCCGGACGGGAGGTGTGGCATGCCTGATCAGGGTGAGAAGATGCAGACACCAGGGGCGCGGGATAAAGAGGGAGTCGCCCCTTCGGACTTCAAGCGGGTGTTCGAGGCGGTGCCGGACCCTTGCCTTTTGCTTGACCGGAACCTGAGGATAGTGGCGGTGAACGAGGAGTATCTGAAGGTTACTATGACCCGGCGGGAGGAGATTATGGGGATGACCATGATGGAGTTATTTCCTGTCAATCCCGCTGAAGTCGGGGCGACGGGGGCCACCAACGTCAGTGCCTCCCTCATGCGGGTTCTCGAGAGAAAGGTCCCGGATACCCTTCCGCTGCAGAAATACGACATTCGAAAGCCGAAGGAGGAGGGGGGTGCCTACGAGGAGCGCTACTGGAGCGCCGTGAACACCCCTGTGCTCAACGCCGAGTACGAGGTGGACTACATCATCCATCGCGCTCACGACGTCACAGACTTCGTCCGCCGCGGCCACAATATCATGGAGGGGGACGCTGCGCAGGGGGAGGCTGACGTTTTCCGCAACTCCCAGAGGGTGGCCGAGGCCAATGAGGAACTTCGTCTGGCCAATAACCAACTGGAGGCCCAGAGGGAGAAGCTGCTGGAGCTGAACGCCCGGCTGGAGGTGGAGGCCCTGCAGCGGGTCAAGGCTCAGGACGTCGCGGAAAAGGCGAACCGCGAGCTGCAGCGGTCCAACAAGGAGCTGGAATTATTCGCCTCCGTGGCCTCCCATGACCTCCAGGAGCCGCTGGTGACGGTGGGAAGCTACACGGAGCTTATAGCGCACAAGTATCGCGAC
The DNA window shown above is from Geomonas sp. RF6 and carries:
- a CDS encoding TonB-dependent receptor plug domain-containing protein encodes the protein MDDVKTARFILRYKTGYRLMLLLLSIFLLPSISPAADPAADMEPRAPATESETPSRLAPLGLEKLMDLEVTTVTRTESTIGKSAAAVTVITQEDIRRSGATTIPELFRRVPGMDVARVDNNKWATSARGFNDRFSNKMLVQMDGRTIYDVLLAGVVWNSVDYPLEDIERIEVIRGPGASVWGANAVNGVINIITKSAKDTQGGLLSADGGVPEGVLGEVRYGGLIRDKGYYRIYAQGFDHYEQFAPQGDPNDGWWGADTGFRTDWQFGDSDLVTFQGDYVHSDAGRRDPFPLLSPPINTIIQDTFISDNSNILARWTRNTGEQANWTLQGYWWRFASAQPVTDINHQYDTYDLDFQHQFPFGEIQKVTYGLGYRFQSADVGNSLSDNGFVFSWNQNDFNLSLYSAFVQDEISLLPNTLSLILGSKFEHNDFTGFEIQPTARLLWTPAKQHSIWASVSRAVRTPSIVEEGVRLKTPPTTLPSGGALFPQATGNPDLESETLIAYELGYRTQLVESFSLDAALFYNDYEKLILGVPQTPQAGPTPGTQILPVLFENGMHGRTYGAEIAADWRPAKGLRLYGAYSWLRMDLHADEGLPASTAASAKVIEQRNPRQQVFLQASVDPLRNVEFDVMGRYVSKLQGFAQEVPAYYSMDARLAWRLRKNFEISVVGQNLLDNHHPEFGASSLLSTPVVEIRRNVYGKATWLF
- a CDS encoding YfiR family protein gives rise to the protein MLCLILLLERPVHAAEPEYQVKAAMLANFALFVEWPATAYSAPDSPFVACVIGPDPFGPYLKTELGERIGSHPTQVRELRTPQEAHGCHLVFISKSEQSSVDQVLGQLRVGSALIVSDVRDTGQFCRKGGMIALKTEGGKVRFDLNADAAAKSGLKINSKLKRLARSTDCGEGR
- a CDS encoding ATP-binding protein codes for the protein MTVNLRNWPIQRKLLGIIVTTLAVSVLLVIIGLFAYELTTYRTRLAQQVNDLSTFIAANAAPTLAFDDAQTAQEVLNTLQNSPAIVVAALYTKDGQLLASYLRQGESPAAVPVHLDVRDGTRTDDGHLDIVRAVRQKGRALGSLYLSADLAPLRGRLQGYAGILLTVSLAIAGSVLILQRLLQRWVSAPLLHLAGTADRIAAGDRTVHFSVESADEIGQLAGAFDHMVSELAHSYLVLQKNEARFRALVAASSDVLYRMSPDWDEMIQLESRAGLAETATPDRNWIGKYIHPDDRAGVMAVIREAVRTKSTFELEHRVLHADGSLGWTFSRAVPVEDSNGEITEWFGAASDITKRKEAEAELRRAKDELELRVEERTAELKLAVEELEAETDERLRAVHELRSREQMLMQQSRLAAMGEMLVNISHQWRQPLNVVGLLLQDLTRAYQRGTFSEELLEKSVTRGKELITHMSQTIDDFRGYLNPEKTKLPFDVREVVEKTVALVGETLRGVQVEVQAAQDRRVMVNGYRNEYAQVLINIVMNARDAFRERGVQSPRIAVTIAEEGGKSVVTITDNAGGIAPDVIDKIFDPYFTTKPPDKGTGIGLFMSKTIIEKNMGGRLTAANADGGATFRIEV
- a CDS encoding response regulator translates to MDALQEGKKTVTLLYVEDEREPREIVGEAIATEYPDITVHTAANGAEGLELFKAHRPEVVLTDILMPEMDGLRMAAEIAAIDPETELIALTAYSDTNFLLSAIETGFSHYVLKPIDYDRLFPAIEKSLRTVELKRRVQEQNEEIRQFAAVLEKRVEERTRELEESRQALEKRNKKLAEITGRLKGARDRYWSLYNWSPLGYMSLGDDFTIREINITGAHMLGARRAELRGTPIGKYLSADSVALLKAACEECTHATPSQAELEIRLNGNRFVYVHLHCLPYKEEKEGRNLFRTAFVDISMLKEAEEKLRTSERLLLEQGRMAAMGEMLVNLSHHWRQPLNSIAVHLQELELLSETGEVTDEVLGLKVEAAMTVLQQMSKTIDDFSEFTSSDSEPVLFTLEESLEKAVLLVSETFRFQGIRIEKGKIAPLRYEGYPHEYTQVLLNLLVNARDAIVARKQTDGRIEVNIWEEEGKKVLTVADNAGGIEEAIIESIFDPFFTTKKQGEGFGLGLYMAKMVI
- a CDS encoding response regulator; translated protein: MVAAGHSPFSLLMAEDDLDTRDIILRMIARKFPHCTVYAADNGREGLDLFRKHSPEVVITDINMPFMNGIEMTREIRSLGEKAAFIILTAYRNQSFKEEISDLGYCAYLLKPVVFKDLIEAIDRCRGHLASGE
- a CDS encoding ATP-binding protein translates to MPDQGEKMQTPGARDKEGVAPSDFKRVFEAVPDPCLLLDRNLRIVAVNEEYLKVTMTRREEIMGMTMMELFPVNPAEVGATGATNVSASLMRVLERKVPDTLPLQKYDIRKPKEEGGAYEERYWSAVNTPVLNAEYEVDYIIHRAHDVTDFVRRGHNIMEGDAAQGEADVFRNSQRVAEANEELRLANNQLEAQREKLLELNARLEVEALQRVKAQDVAEKANRELQRSNKELELFASVASHDLQEPLVTVGSYTELIAHKYRDKLDSDAEKYLRYMTDGVKQMQSMINDLLAYSRLNTKAKPFSRLSLGKVLESALRNLTKAVEASDASLEWMELPEVEGDDTQLVQLFQNLVGNAIKFRRRDVRLQVRITCERQGGMWLIEVRDNGIGLEPRFFEQVFEIFRRLHTREEYEGSGIGLAICRKIVEHHGGHIWVESAPGEGTTFFFSIPTLRGGANA